One window of the Rhipicephalus microplus isolate Deutch F79 chromosome 2, USDA_Rmic, whole genome shotgun sequence genome contains the following:
- the LOC142783232 gene encoding uncharacterized protein LOC142783232: MESTASAGDAQDTDADSRTMDVQHDDNESPATTESEEGWHTVYYGRRRKPGHESVRYADGVHGANNKVEPDFGNTQAKTQERRMSRTEKASRMLKLPAGDYKIVIRPRGGLRLAALGPTDITRGIHEAAATPPEVRHFDVICRSKTQNIMIVSPPDADRADQYRKIEEILMRGKENEVAAYKAAPEDTAKGIIKGIPLEETPGSIRAGLVTERNHSIITAKRLGNTTTVIELFSGNKVPSSVCYDGVKIPCTLYRKQTDYCKQCNRLGHRSDVCPNPQDKLCAGCGIRNSKDDHRCDPIVVKSVEKTTLQPIKAAQPGSRNLTL, encoded by the coding sequence ATGGAATCCACCGCGTCGGCAGGCGACGCGCAAGACACTGATGCTGATTCGAGGACGATGGACGTACAACACGATGATAATGAATCGCCAGCCACTACCGAGAGTGAAGAAGGCTGGCACACCGTCTACTACGGACGTCGTCGAAAGCCCGGACATGAATCGGTCAGGTACGCTGACGGCGTCCATGGTGCTAACAACAAGGTAGAACCCGACTTTGGTAACACGCAAGCCAAAACGCAGGAAAGACGGATGAGCCGTACCGAAAAAGCGAGCAGAATGCTCAAGCTGCCGGCGGGAGACTACAAAATTGTCATCCGACCGAGAGGAGGCCTACGCCTAGCCGCACTCGGCCCAACCGATATAACCAGAGGCATACATGAAGCCGCGGCTACACCACCAGAAGTCCGGCACTTCGACGTGATATGCCGCAGCAAGACACAGAACATCATGATAGTGAGCCCACCAGACGCCGACCGAGCTGACCAGTACAGAAAAATCGAGGAAATACTTATGCGAGGCAAAGAAAATGAAGTGGCAGCGTATAAAGCAGCACCAGAAGATACAGCCAAGGGTATCATTAAAGGAATCCCACTGGAAGAAACTCCTGGTAGCATTAGGGCGGGCCTTGTCACCGAAAGAAACCACAGCATCATCACGGCGAAACGACTGGGGAATACTACAACAGTCATTGAGCTCTTCAGTGGAAACAAGGTACCCTCCAGTGTGTGCTATGATGGAGTAAAAATACCGTGCACGCTATACCGCAAGCAAACTGACTACTGCAAGCAGTGCAACAGACTGGGACATAGAAGTGACGTGTGCCCAAACCCCCAAGATAAACTTTGTGCTGGTTGCGGCATTCGCAACTCCAAAGACGACCACAGATGCGACCCTATAGTTGTCAAATCTGTGGAAAAGACCACGTTACAGCCGATAAAAGCTGCGCAGCCAGGTTCAAGAAACCTTACATTGTAA